A region from the Triticum urartu cultivar G1812 chromosome 1, Tu2.1, whole genome shotgun sequence genome encodes:
- the LOC125532563 gene encoding uncharacterized protein LOC125532563: MKRRNRAGLDRGRRLRVSFIGLGGDGDGDGGELGFMACVGEEELSWEDLFFNKAAMLAAAQEEEEAEKEKAREAEEKARKAAENRRRRLAHQQVMASILEHDPKTKRKVYTRYSFNDFSVFDINAESPIPPMRYTKRCVDRLKLQDTANILTVKIVSSDKGFPIDVYGTIIARDSIDHKCMYLFNRTGDNCQPIKSRDENLILTGPGRGLVLLDFIYLEIDLKIKVGEEPLSEQISKGLLMIDGRVLPRDEKVAVAHQTLESWFSVVDVRYATLLNAIEGTFEIKLLEGSFCGKIVAGIEGIEPRIVIYNSEEDGVVSCEDRAVITLRRRVMTLRLNGMLTFGFAVPGGAAAATREWEVEFTPRHRGEEKREISCGTAKLQVKVFWSLMDYRA, from the exons ATGAAAAGGAGGAATCGGGCAGGCCTCGACCGTGGACGGCGACTTAGGGTTAGCTTCATCGGCCttggcggcgacggcgacggcgacggcggggaATTGGGATTCATGGCGTGCGTAGGGGAGGAGGAGTTGAGTTGGGAGGACCTCTTCTTTAACAAGGCGGCGATGCTGGCCGCGgcgcaggaggaggaggaggcggagaaGGAGAAGGCGCGGGAGGCAGAGGAGAAGGCGCGGAAGGCGGCGGAGAACCGGCGGCGACGCCTAGCGCACCAGCAGGTCATGGCATCCATCCTGGAGCACGACCCCAAGACGAAGCGCAAGGTCTACACCCGCTACTCCTTCAACGACTTCTCGGTCTTCGACATCAACGCCGAGT CGCCTATCCCTCCAATGCGATACACCAAGAGGTGTGTAGATCGTTTGAAACTCCAAGACACTGCAAACATACTTACTGTCAAGATAGTCTCCTCGGATAAAGGCTTCCCAATCGATGTGTATGGCACTATCATCGCTAGAGACAGCATCGACCACAAGTGCATGTACCTCTTTAACCGCACCGGGGACAATTGCCAACCTATCAAGTCAAGG GATGAAAATTTGATCTTAACTGGCCCAGGTCGAGGTCTGGTATTACTTGATTTCATATATCTGGAGATAGATCTTAAAATCAAGGTTGGTGAAGAGCCTCTAAGCGAGCAAATCAGCAAGGGTTTGCTTATGATTGATGGACGAGTTCTGCCTAGAGACGAAAAGGTTGCTGTTGCACATCAAACTCTTGAGAGCTGGTTTAGTGTTGTGGACGTGAGGTATGCAACTCTTCTTAATGCTATCGAGGGTACGTTCGAGATCAAGTTACTCGAGGGAAGTTTTTGTGGAAAGATCGTGGCTGGCATAGAGGGCATTGAGCCTAGGATTGTGATTTATAATAGCGAGGAAGACGGTGTGGTGTCTTGTGAAGACCGTGCAGTTATCACACTCCGGCGGCGTGTCATGACCCTCCGTCTGAATGGTATGCTCACATTTGGCTTTGCAGTCCCTGGtggtgctgctgctgctactaGAGAATGGGAAGTTGAATTCACACCACGACACCGTGGTGAAGAGAAAAGGGAGATCTCTTGTGGTACTGCCAAGCTTCAAGTGAAGGTCTTCTGGTCCTTGATGGACTATAGGGCCTAA